From one Tetragenococcus osmophilus genomic stretch:
- a CDS encoding beta-glucoside-specific PTS transporter subunit IIABC, with protein MDYEKLGDIILENVGGKENVSSLTHCATRLRFTLKDNTKANEKALNNTEGVLGVAQSGGQFQIIIGNQVSYVYQAVNKHLDNEPSSKSDESETNKKFIDRVFDFIPAIFTPILPAIIGAGLIKSFLSLATLFGMSADSNIYYFIDFIGDAPLYFLPVMLAFTTAKKLEVNQFIAVAIAGTMIHPSYTALIEDMFTVDFVNVAGIPITLASYNASVIPAILMVFALYYVDRGLNKIIPKMLQFFLKPVLSILLVAALTFAVLGPIGFVAGAGVSSFLNMIENYAGWLVPAIVGFIFPLMVTTGMHYGLVPFQLQSLASAGYETISGPGSLPSNIAQGAAALCVGLKTKNQKLKQLGFSAGFTALLGITEPALFGVTLKIKRALYAVMIGGGVGGFYAGITGVSTFAFISPGILALPAFVGDEGWFNLINACISMLVAFVVTFIILWFWGFEDLPANSEDEKETVVTTEEATNQLSSGQEVYSPTKGEKVALKEVSDPVFSQEMMGKGVAIEPEQGLVSSPVNGTVVTVFETNHAIGIRSDKGVEILIHIGLDTVQLNGQHFEGYVQENQEVSVGDPLVTFDIDKIREAGYQTVIPIVVTNTADYTDVLVTDEHFVAEGENLLTVKV; from the coding sequence ATGGATTATGAAAAACTAGGAGATATAATCCTGGAAAATGTAGGCGGTAAAGAGAATGTTTCTTCGCTAACGCACTGTGCAACTCGCTTGAGATTTACTTTAAAAGATAATACTAAGGCAAATGAAAAGGCTTTAAACAATACGGAAGGTGTTTTAGGAGTTGCCCAAAGTGGAGGACAATTTCAAATTATTATTGGCAACCAAGTTTCTTATGTCTATCAAGCGGTCAATAAGCATTTAGATAATGAACCTTCTAGTAAATCAGACGAATCAGAAACAAATAAAAAATTTATTGATCGTGTCTTTGACTTTATTCCTGCTATTTTTACGCCAATATTGCCTGCAATTATTGGTGCTGGGTTAATTAAGTCTTTTCTATCATTAGCAACTCTATTTGGCATGAGTGCAGATAGTAATATTTACTATTTTATTGACTTTATTGGCGATGCGCCGCTATACTTTTTGCCGGTTATGCTAGCGTTTACTACAGCAAAAAAATTAGAGGTTAACCAATTTATAGCTGTAGCGATCGCAGGGACGATGATACATCCTAGTTATACAGCTTTAATCGAGGATATGTTTACGGTCGACTTTGTAAACGTGGCAGGTATTCCAATTACATTAGCTTCCTATAATGCGAGTGTTATACCGGCCATATTAATGGTATTTGCTTTGTATTATGTTGATAGAGGACTGAATAAAATTATTCCTAAAATGTTACAGTTCTTTCTTAAACCAGTACTAAGCATTTTGCTCGTTGCTGCTTTAACATTTGCTGTTCTAGGGCCTATTGGTTTTGTGGCTGGAGCTGGCGTAAGTAGTTTTCTTAATATGATAGAAAATTACGCAGGCTGGTTAGTTCCTGCAATTGTAGGATTTATTTTCCCACTAATGGTAACTACAGGAATGCACTATGGATTGGTTCCTTTTCAATTACAATCTTTGGCTAGTGCAGGTTACGAAACCATTTCTGGTCCTGGAAGTTTACCTAGTAATATTGCTCAAGGGGCGGCTGCTCTTTGTGTTGGTTTAAAAACGAAAAACCAAAAATTAAAACAATTGGGTTTTTCAGCCGGTTTTACTGCTCTTTTAGGAATTACTGAACCTGCACTTTTTGGGGTAACTTTAAAAATTAAACGAGCTTTATATGCTGTTATGATTGGTGGAGGTGTCGGTGGTTTTTATGCAGGTATTACCGGTGTATCTACATTTGCTTTCATTTCACCTGGAATACTAGCCTTACCAGCTTTTGTAGGAGATGAAGGCTGGTTTAACTTAATTAATGCATGTATTTCAATGCTTGTCGCTTTCGTTGTAACCTTTATTATTCTTTGGTTCTGGGGGTTTGAAGATTTACCTGCCAATAGTGAGGATGAAAAAGAAACAGTAGTGACAACAGAAGAAGCCACCAACCAACTATCTTCTGGACAAGAAGTCTATAGTCCAACGAAAGGAGAAAAAGTTGCTCTAAAAGAGGTATCTGATCCCGTATTTTCTCAAGAGATGATGGGAAAGGGTGTAGCTATTGAACCCGAGCAAGGACTAGTTAGTTCACCAGTTAACGGAACGGTAGTAACTGTTTTTGAAACTAATCACGCTATTGGTATACGTTCAGATAAGGGCGTTGAAATATTAATTCATATTGGCCTAGATACTGTACAGTTGAACGGTCAACATTTTGAAGGTTACGTACAGGAAAATCAAGAAGTATCTGTAGGGGATCCATTAGTTACATTTGATATAGATAAAATCCGAGAAGCCGGCTATCAAACGGTAATCCCTATTGTAGTAACTAATACAGCAGATTACACGGATGTTTTGGTAACGGATGAGCATTTTGTAGCTGAAGGGGAGAACCTTTTAACAGTAAAAGTATAA
- a CDS encoding MurR/RpiR family transcriptional regulator, which yields MLIDQLEQQKNFTTTDKVLAEFTLEHIVEINNMTISELAKQTYTSKASIIRFCKKLGLAGYVEFQKVLLQESSETKRMTTLLNEEPINSKTTYNEVVTIVPSIYEKAISQTRLTLDKNQITRILNRLKHVTKLDIYGLGITNTIAQSAAFKFSTIGIEAEAHAGINEHYIIATRHKKNRIAILLSFTGTNSKLISIAKYLKRNGTYIIGIGERRQGVLYEYCDEYLEIYQKKLLLNMEMITAITATNYIIDILFISSLIDNYDDHTKNSIEVMKQKDQSLSDFDT from the coding sequence ATGCTTATTGATCAATTAGAGCAGCAAAAAAATTTTACAACTACTGATAAAGTTTTGGCTGAATTTACACTAGAACATATTGTTGAGATTAATAATATGACAATTTCTGAACTAGCTAAACAGACTTATACTAGTAAAGCTTCTATTATTCGATTTTGTAAAAAACTTGGACTTGCAGGGTACGTCGAATTTCAAAAAGTATTATTACAGGAAAGTTCAGAAACAAAAAGAATGACAACACTTCTAAATGAAGAACCAATTAATTCAAAAACAACTTATAATGAAGTTGTTACTATTGTGCCTTCTATTTATGAAAAAGCGATTAGTCAAACCAGATTAACTTTGGATAAAAATCAAATCACCAGAATACTTAACCGACTAAAACATGTTACGAAATTAGATATTTATGGGTTAGGGATCACAAATACGATTGCCCAGTCTGCAGCGTTTAAATTTTCTACGATAGGTATTGAAGCTGAAGCCCATGCTGGTATTAACGAACATTATATAATAGCTACTAGACATAAAAAAAATCGTATCGCTATATTATTATCTTTTACAGGAACGAATAGTAAGTTGATCTCTATTGCAAAGTATTTAAAAAGAAACGGAACTTATATCATAGGGATAGGTGAAAGAAGGCAAGGTGTTCTTTATGAATATTGTGATGAGTATTTAGAAATCTATCAGAAGAAACTATTGTTAAACATGGAAATGATCACGGCAATTACTGCAACAAATTATATTATAGATATTTTATTTATATCTAGTCTTATTGATAATTACGATGATCATACGAAAAACTCTATAGAAGTCATGAAGCAAAAGGATCAAAGTCTATCTGATTTTGATACTTAG
- a CDS encoding arginase family protein has protein sequence MTKTIRIVAPDWQAGGKQEYFFGSTLLSWLTPDNTNQKEIKLDVTQPGDDPLKKENGVVAQSSVKRNVTLSADALKQEQPDKVITLGGNCLVSQAPFDYLHGKYGDDLGVIWIDAHPDISNPEIYDNEHAMVLGNLLGAGDPELSKDVQAPFEPSSFLYVGMQEPNDLEKEELKRLNLNYTVQEDSVLDAEDIQKWIKDNNFSKVVVHLDLDVLDPSIFRSLYFAEPRVTEFPSEHERMTPEKLVDILTGIFQNNEVVGLTIAEYLPWDAIYLKNALANLDIFD, from the coding sequence ATGACAAAAACTATAAGAATTGTCGCTCCTGATTGGCAAGCTGGAGGCAAACAAGAATACTTTTTTGGTTCAACATTACTTTCTTGGTTAACACCAGATAATACAAATCAAAAAGAAATCAAGCTAGACGTTACGCAACCAGGAGACGATCCGCTGAAAAAAGAAAATGGTGTGGTTGCGCAATCTAGTGTGAAACGTAATGTGACCTTGTCTGCTGATGCTTTAAAACAAGAACAGCCAGATAAAGTGATTACCCTTGGCGGGAATTGCTTAGTGTCTCAAGCGCCATTTGATTATCTTCATGGGAAATATGGAGACGATCTCGGGGTTATCTGGATTGATGCGCATCCTGACATTTCAAATCCTGAAATATATGATAATGAACACGCCATGGTATTAGGGAACTTATTAGGTGCAGGAGATCCGGAACTGTCAAAAGATGTTCAAGCACCGTTTGAACCTTCTTCTTTCTTATATGTAGGGATGCAAGAACCCAATGATTTAGAAAAAGAAGAATTGAAGCGTTTGAATTTAAATTATACAGTTCAAGAGGATAGCGTTTTAGATGCAGAAGACATCCAAAAGTGGATTAAAGACAATAATTTTTCTAAAGTTGTTGTCCATCTTGATTTGGATGTTTTAGATCCTTCCATCTTTCGCTCTTTATATTTTGCTGAACCACGTGTGACAGAATTTCCATCTGAGCATGAGAGAATGACACCTGAAAAACTAGTAGATATTCTCACAGGGATTTTTCAAAATAATGAGGTGGTAGGTCTGACTATTGCTGAATACTTACCATGGGATGCCATTTATTTGAAGAATGCTTTAGCTAATTTGGATATTTTCGATTAG